Proteins encoded within one genomic window of Geotalea daltonii FRC-32:
- a CDS encoding RHS repeat-associated core domain-containing protein, giving the protein MLGGVAKNKRFIGMVRLLLVVCVGGGFLPSVSRAAVDYKVEATDATIIEKGNPGYVGKPISLVSGTESLSRVDLTLGNFPIYIKRRYTSVSGYDSPLGYGWAHNYDKRLYTYADGSVIIRKETGWKRHFMPSGTGFTTPVGETGILTTNPDGTHTYTEKDGSAETYDINGRLTTMTDIKGNSLVLSYEAATKAPLWGLLPWNVLQTDPLVVAYDYRLSTVEEHDTTGTPTGRWVHFSYDAQTGRLTQITDSLSRTITYDHDSIGNLKSVSSPQFNSLYGYTDTNDKHLLTTIDEGEGMYVNSYDSQGKVIKQTHGTGTIDISYIIPRQKTTVTTTIKDGTGTLLNTQNRVVTFDQSGQVAKVTDTFGNETRYTRNSQTWVTREEKWENTGTVASPNLVLKYAADYTYDAVGNLLTRTDAQGTAIEKTTTYTYHPIFGNVLTEKVKSVVNPAQDRVTTNDYDTKGNLLSTTETGLLGDGTPYSYITSYEYDSQSRLKKIDGPRTDVQDVTTFTYDASGNMLTKTEPVVGTTYDNYDGLGNPGTITDSNGNATLYTYDAVGRVLTVKAPGDTAATQIGYTTGSCSSCGGVANRIDHMIFPEGNRLDFLYDTNGKLSKISDGLGNSLNYSYDSEGNKLKEEIKDPTGVLQKTLSYQYDALNRLKQVKNPDATYTEYGYDSLGNVTSSKDPKGSTITSQYDALRRVTATIQPGTITTGFSYNTNNNLATVTDGNNNSTVYKYDDKGRVYQAISPDTGTTTYTYDPAGNLKTKTDAKGITITYTYDAANRLITTTFPTDSANIYNYDTCPNGKGWLCAVTDQSGTTSYEYTKKGQVAKETRTIDSIAYTTQYTYDMNGNTKTITYPSSRVITYNYTNDRVTSVTGTLGGITTTLAGSITYKPFGGLTTLTYGNGLARTIAYDNQYRPASIVTGTVQNLTYGYDANGNITAITNNLDNTKNKTYTYDNLDRLGSGSGPWGTISWLYDGVGNRTSQTDSSGTSSYSYQPGTNKLTSVSGPSPASFSYDANGNTTNENSKTYTYSQNQRLIQATAEQTGSYSYNANGQRAKKVVNGITTYFIFDQQGQLIAESATDGTQADYIYLSNQPLAKIDATGISYIHTDHLGTPTFMTDGTGAKAWEVEARPFGDNATITGLASLNFRFPGQYADGETGNNYNYFRDYNPAIGRYIQKDPIGFAGGINLYAYVDNNPVNWTDPTGEAAVGPLPKPPPTIPTIPPPPRPPIKPPKPPGTGCSAMFRVCTAFCTTRCPGGVVGKGVCLAACTAAWISCVTMGN; this is encoded by the coding sequence ATGCTGGGTGGAGTAGCTAAAAATAAAAGGTTTATAGGCATGGTGAGACTGCTGCTCGTAGTCTGTGTAGGGGGGGGCTTTTTACCAAGCGTTTCTCGTGCAGCTGTGGATTACAAGGTCGAGGCGACCGATGCAACCATTATAGAAAAAGGGAATCCCGGCTATGTTGGCAAACCCATCAGCCTTGTTTCAGGGACGGAGTCGTTAAGCAGGGTCGATCTCACTCTTGGTAACTTCCCCATCTACATAAAAAGACGATACACCAGTGTATCCGGCTATGACAGCCCCTTGGGTTATGGTTGGGCGCATAACTACGACAAGAGACTTTATACCTATGCCGACGGCTCAGTCATAATCCGGAAGGAAACCGGTTGGAAAAGACATTTCATGCCTTCTGGTACAGGTTTTACTACGCCAGTAGGTGAAACGGGAATCCTCACCACCAATCCCGACGGTACCCATACCTATACTGAGAAAGACGGCTCAGCGGAAACATACGATATTAATGGTCGTCTGACCACGATGACAGACATCAAAGGCAACTCCCTTGTTCTCAGTTATGAAGCAGCCACAAAAGCCCCACTCTGGGGGCTGTTACCCTGGAATGTTCTACAGACGGACCCGCTTGTTGTGGCGTACGACTATAGGTTAAGTACTGTTGAAGAACATGACACCACCGGCACGCCCACCGGCAGGTGGGTTCATTTTTCCTATGATGCACAAACAGGCCGGCTGACCCAGATAACCGACAGCCTTTCGAGAACTATCACCTACGACCATGACAGTATCGGCAATTTGAAGTCCGTATCATCTCCGCAGTTTAATTCTCTCTATGGCTATACCGATACCAACGACAAGCACCTTCTCACCACAATTGACGAAGGTGAAGGGATGTACGTCAATAGCTATGATTCCCAGGGGAAGGTTATCAAACAAACCCACGGTACCGGCACAATCGACATCAGCTACATAATTCCGCGGCAAAAAACGACAGTTACTACTACAATCAAAGACGGGACAGGGACCCTTCTCAACACCCAGAACCGCGTTGTCACCTTTGACCAGAGCGGGCAGGTGGCCAAGGTAACCGATACTTTCGGCAATGAAACGAGATACACCAGAAACAGTCAGACGTGGGTCACCCGTGAAGAAAAGTGGGAAAACACCGGTACGGTGGCAAGTCCTAACCTTGTGCTCAAATACGCCGCTGATTACACCTACGATGCAGTTGGCAACCTGCTTACCCGTACCGATGCCCAAGGGACCGCCATAGAAAAAACCACCACCTACACCTACCATCCAATATTCGGTAACGTCCTGACAGAAAAAGTAAAAAGCGTGGTAAATCCTGCACAGGATCGAGTAACCACAAACGACTATGACACCAAAGGCAATCTCCTTAGTACCACCGAAACAGGCCTTTTAGGCGATGGTACACCGTACAGCTACATCACCAGTTACGAATATGACAGCCAAAGTCGGCTGAAAAAAATAGACGGCCCTCGCACAGATGTTCAGGATGTGACCACCTTCACCTACGATGCCAGCGGCAATATGCTTACCAAAACCGAGCCCGTTGTCGGCACCACCTATGACAACTATGATGGCCTTGGCAACCCAGGAACTATCACCGATTCCAACGGCAATGCTACCCTTTATACCTATGATGCCGTCGGTCGCGTACTCACCGTCAAAGCACCCGGAGACACCGCCGCTACTCAGATCGGCTATACCACCGGCAGCTGCAGCTCATGCGGTGGAGTAGCAAACCGTATCGATCACATGATTTTCCCGGAAGGGAATAGATTAGATTTCCTCTATGACACCAATGGCAAACTCAGCAAAATTAGCGACGGACTTGGGAATAGCCTCAACTACAGCTACGACAGTGAAGGGAACAAGCTTAAAGAAGAGATCAAAGACCCAACAGGCGTTTTGCAAAAGACCCTCAGCTACCAGTACGATGCCCTCAACAGGCTCAAGCAGGTCAAAAATCCTGACGCAACCTACACAGAGTACGGGTACGACAGCCTCGGCAATGTGACCAGCAGCAAGGACCCGAAAGGCAGTACCATCACCAGCCAGTACGACGCCTTGAGGCGGGTTACCGCTACGATCCAACCTGGTACTATCACCACAGGCTTCAGCTACAACACAAACAACAATCTGGCCACCGTCACTGACGGCAATAACAATAGCACTGTCTACAAGTACGACGACAAGGGCAGGGTCTATCAAGCCATCTCACCCGATACCGGCACTACCACGTACACCTATGACCCTGCTGGCAATTTAAAGACAAAGACCGACGCAAAAGGCATTACCATAACCTATACCTACGATGCCGCCAACCGCCTCATCACGACAACCTTTCCCACAGACTCGGCAAACATTTACAATTACGATACCTGTCCAAACGGCAAGGGGTGGCTCTGCGCTGTCACTGACCAGAGCGGCACAACCAGCTATGAGTACACGAAGAAAGGACAGGTAGCCAAGGAAACAAGAACAATTGATAGTATTGCCTACACAACCCAGTACACCTACGACATGAACGGCAATACCAAAACCATCACCTATCCAAGCAGCAGGGTTATAACCTACAACTACACCAATGACCGGGTAACCAGCGTAACCGGCACACTAGGCGGGATAACCACGACCCTTGCCGGCAGTATCACTTACAAACCCTTCGGCGGCCTGACAACACTCACCTACGGCAACGGTTTAGCAAGAACCATAGCCTACGACAACCAATATCGGCCAGCGAGCATCGTTACCGGAACTGTCCAAAACCTCACTTACGGCTATGATGCTAATGGCAATATCACCGCCATCACCAATAATCTCGACAATACCAAGAACAAGACCTACACTTACGACAATCTCGACCGGCTGGGTAGCGGCAGCGGGCCATGGGGAACGATAAGTTGGCTCTATGACGGGGTTGGCAACAGAACCTCTCAGACCGACAGCAGCGGTACCAGCAGTTATAGTTATCAGCCGGGTACAAACAAGCTGACCAGCGTTTCCGGCCCGAGTCCCGCCAGTTTCAGCTATGACGCCAACGGCAACACAACGAACGAAAACAGCAAGACATACACCTATAGCCAGAATCAGCGGTTGATCCAGGCAACTGCAGAGCAAACAGGCAGCTACAGTTACAACGCCAATGGGCAACGCGCCAAGAAGGTAGTCAACGGCATTACAACCTACTTCATCTTTGATCAGCAAGGACAACTCATAGCTGAATCAGCTACAGACGGCACCCAAGCTGACTACATCTACCTGAGCAACCAGCCGCTGGCCAAGATCGACGCAACCGGCATAAGCTACATCCATACCGATCATTTAGGCACTCCTACCTTCATGACTGACGGAACCGGGGCTAAAGCGTGGGAGGTAGAGGCAAGGCCATTTGGGGATAATGCAACTATCACTGGCTTGGCCAGTCTCAATTTCAGATTTCCGGGCCAGTATGCAGACGGCGAGACGGGGAACAACTACAATTATTTTAGGGATTATAATCCGGCAATCGGGCGGTATATTCAAAAAGATCCGATAGGGTTCGCTGGGGGGATAAATCTCTATGCTTACGTCGACAACAACCCTGTGAATTGGACCGATCCCACTGGAGAAGCTGCTGTAGGACCACTGCCAAAACCACCACCCACAATTCCAACAATACCACCACCGCCAAGACCACCGATAAAGCCACCGAAGCCACCT
- a CDS encoding right-handed parallel beta-helix repeat-containing protein has translation MKGLKTLLFFLFILISHALPSFADTTVGGVISTDTTWTLAGSPYNVTSTVQVYGTSTTAATLTIEPGVVVKFASNTVLQIGSGASQGALIARGTTTERITFTRSGTTGTWGTIAFQDGTVDAITVIENADVQYNSGLSITSASPTIKTSTITDVTGYGINLSSANPIMENVAITNNGSYGLYLSNSSPIITGGSLTNTSTTGHGIYGSGSPTISNYSVSIVNSAGKYGLYLGSTTSALSVTNSIIANGIYFGSTGITPTITGNTFTNLDNSPLHAGANIIAQIIANNTLTGQTFAGKIEVVGEQINRDTLWWKQIAPYVISGAIYVYKDTISPATLTIEPGTAIKFAGGSGLYIGSGASQGALIARGTTTERIIFTRSGTTGTWAGLTYYDGTVDATSVIENADIQYTTGFSINSASPVFRNCTITDMTGYASFSNSNPVLENVTLTNNGSYGIYLNSSSPIITGGSLTNTNTTGQGIYGNGAPVITNYNVSMVNSTGKYGLYLNSSTSMLSVTNSTIANGIYLASTGITPTVTGNTFTNLDNSPLHAGANIIAQIIANNTLTGLASTGRVEVMGEQVSQDTTWNKLVAPYWVVSGTVSVYNTTAIPSTLTIAPGTMIKFAPNTGLQIGNGTSQGALIARGTTTERITFTRSSTTGTWGTIAFQDGTVDAITVIENADVQYNSGLSITSASPTIKTSTITDVTGYGINLSSANPIMENVAITNNGSYGLYLSNSSPIITGGSLTNTSTTGHGIYGSGSPTISNYSVSIVNSAGKYGLYLGSTTSALSVTNSIIANGIYFGSTGITPTITGNTFTNLDNSPLHAGANIIAQIIANNTLTGQTFAGKIEVVGEQINRDTLWRKQIAPYVISGAIYVYKDTISPATLTIEPGTTIKLFAGGSGLYIGSGANQGALIAKGTTTERITFTRSGTSGTWAGLTYYDGAVDATSVIENADIQYTTGFSINSASPVFRNCTITDMTGYASFSNSNPVLENVTLTNNGSYGINLSASSPIITGGSLTNTNTNTTGHGIYGNGAPVITNYNVSMVNSTGKYGLYLNSSTSMLSVTNSTIANGIYLASTGITPTVTGNTFTNLDSSPIHVGANIVGQLIANNALTGLTSGGRIEIVGEQVNRNVTWSPLAAPYHVVSGTVSVYNTTTTASTLTIAPGTVIKFATSTGLQIGSGTNQGALIAQGTPSNRITFTRSGISGTWAGLTYYDGTVDATSVIEIADIQYTTGFSINSASPVFRNCTITDMTGYASFSNSNPVLENVTLTNNGSYGINLSASSPIITGGSLTNTNTTGHGIYGSGSPTVSNYSVSIVNSTGKYGLYLNSSTSMLSVTNSTIANGIYLASTGITPTITGNTFSNGDNSPPHAGAALINRILSENTFSGLTATGKIEVVGEYLTQNTLWKKWVAPYIVLGNVYVFKDTVTTATLTIDPGVVVKFNTNTSLQIGSGSSRGSIIADGGTAAITFTSSQGTPTAGSWSGITFSGDSASGSILNNIVVEYGGSGGYYNNANVVFNSSSPVIRNSTIRNSAGSGIYVYGAQNIPQVVGCTVTANKWGVYATSSNPYIVNSRIYGNSTAGVWNSSTTVDVDARNNWWGADSGPTHASNPSGTGNSVSDKVLYNPWIGQTPGTGVTFSNVKVSPAAFNPDGDYLTFGAFISANANWTITITDSGNNVVRIFTGSGTSISQRWFGEDSQSVKVADGNYTYKIEAVNPATLEAASPLQGTVKVFRQLPVAILDVPTDDQIFSGGTIVNVTGTASDPTDFKNYTLEYGAGDNPISWSALRSATVPVQGNLLYAWDLTNATGGVYTLRLTVTDNAGNATVKAARIRLLWIQNANSSETYLSPNGDGTKDSSLLSATASYPVNWSVTLSNSTGTVVRTLTTQGSSAFSQAWDGRNSAGVVVPNDTYTYAFNALDPVSSLGASPKTGTIKVDTTLPTVSITAPVSGGVLQNTATITGTAADTNFDTYTVEYGAASGTGQWTLFASSSMPVTSGTLAVWITNDLKNEIRLENGEYQMKITATDKAGNRAVTAIPVTVNNLILSSISASQNTLNTALGESTTIAFTINSPATVTLSVIPEKLGTNGTPVYQASISCLTAGSYSYTWNGADSTGKTVLDEAYLYILNASDGTRTDGYSPLPPSGQGSITCSQGDYYPRRNVPLPITYSVTQPERVTINILWGSQNFKIVDAIPYTPGTYTTNWDGRNPLNVMLNGGGTASCSVSSLLAENFIIATGNTPKITYVSTDPYQLHFSYGQFTRLKYAVSKQAYITVKMLPPTALGITLVDHVLQPAGEYEIEWKATDATGNGFAVSEEGDYTVWIQATDPVTGASSVTRGNLGVGD, from the coding sequence GTGAAGGGACTCAAAACACTCCTTTTCTTTTTGTTCATTCTGATAAGTCATGCTCTGCCGTCTTTTGCAGATACTACGGTGGGAGGTGTCATTTCCACGGATACAACCTGGACTCTGGCCGGTAGCCCTTATAATGTCACTTCAACTGTTCAGGTGTATGGGACCAGTACCACAGCAGCTACCCTCACCATAGAACCTGGCGTTGTGGTTAAATTTGCTTCCAATACCGTATTGCAGATAGGAAGTGGTGCCAGTCAGGGAGCACTCATCGCCAGAGGGACGACGACAGAGAGAATTACCTTCACCCGAAGCGGCACAACCGGGACGTGGGGAACCATCGCCTTCCAAGACGGCACTGTCGATGCCATAACCGTCATCGAAAACGCCGATGTCCAGTACAATAGCGGGTTGAGTATCACATCTGCTTCTCCCACAATCAAAACCTCCACCATAACAGACGTAACGGGATATGGGATTAATCTTTCTTCCGCCAATCCGATCATGGAGAATGTTGCCATCACCAACAATGGCAGCTATGGCCTCTACCTTTCGAATTCCTCGCCCATCATTACCGGCGGCAGCTTAACCAACACCAGCACCACCGGCCATGGCATTTATGGCAGCGGCTCTCCAACAATTTCCAATTACAGCGTCTCCATCGTCAACAGTGCCGGCAAGTATGGTCTTTACCTCGGCAGTACGACCTCAGCCCTCAGTGTTACCAACTCTATCATCGCCAATGGCATATACTTTGGCTCCACCGGCATTACTCCGACTATCACCGGCAACACCTTCACTAATTTAGATAACTCCCCCCTTCATGCGGGAGCCAACATCATTGCCCAGATCATCGCCAACAACACCCTGACCGGCCAGACCTTTGCCGGCAAGATCGAGGTGGTAGGCGAGCAGATAAACAGGGACACACTGTGGTGGAAACAGATTGCCCCTTATGTGATTTCAGGAGCCATTTACGTATACAAAGATACCATTTCCCCTGCTACCCTGACCATCGAGCCTGGTACGGCTATTAAATTTGCAGGCGGCAGCGGGCTATACATAGGAAGTGGTGCCAGTCAGGGAGCACTCATCGCCAGAGGGACGACGACAGAGAGAATTATCTTCACCCGAAGCGGCACAACCGGTACATGGGCAGGCCTTACCTATTATGACGGCACTGTGGATGCAACATCAGTAATCGAAAATGCCGACATCCAATATACCACCGGCTTTAGTATCAACTCCGCTTCACCTGTTTTTAGAAACTGCACCATAACAGACATGACGGGCTATGCTAGCTTTTCTAATAGTAACCCGGTGCTGGAGAATGTCACTCTTACCAACAACGGCAGCTACGGCATCTACCTGAACTCCTCATCGCCCATCATTACCGGTGGCAGCTTAACCAATACCAACACCACCGGTCAGGGTATTTATGGCAACGGGGCACCGGTCATTACGAATTACAATGTCTCTATGGTCAATAGCACTGGCAAGTACGGCCTTTACCTGAACAGTTCCACTTCAATGTTGTCAGTCACGAACTCAACCATTGCCAATGGCATCTACCTCGCATCCACCGGCATTACCCCGACCGTTACCGGCAATACCTTCACCAATCTGGATAATTCGCCCCTGCATGCGGGAGCCAATATCATTGCCCAGATCATCGCCAACAACACCCTGACCGGCCTTGCTTCCACGGGCAGGGTCGAGGTCATGGGCGAGCAGGTTTCCCAGGACACAACGTGGAACAAGTTGGTTGCTCCTTACTGGGTAGTCTCCGGCACGGTCTCGGTTTACAATACGACGGCCATCCCCTCTACCTTAACCATTGCACCAGGCACCATGATCAAATTTGCCCCGAATACCGGGCTCCAGATTGGCAACGGTACAAGCCAGGGAGCACTCATCGCCAGAGGGACGACGACAGAGAGAATTACCTTCACCCGAAGCAGCACAACCGGGACTTGGGGAACCATCGCCTTCCAAGACGGCACTGTTGATGCCATAACCGTCATCGAAAACGCCGATGTCCAGTACAATAGCGGGTTGAGTATCACATCTGCTTCTCCTACAATCAAAACCTCCACCATAACAGACGTAACGGGATATGGGATTAATCTTTCTTCCGCCAATCCGATCATGGAGAATGTTGCCATCACCAACAATGGCAGCTATGGCCTCTACCTTTCGAATTCCTCGCCCATCATTACCGGCGGCAGCTTAACCAACACCAGCACCACCGGCCATGGCATTTATGGCAGCGGCTCCCCAACAATTTCCAATTACAGCGTCTCCATCGTCAACAGTGCCGGCAAGTATGGTCTTTACCTCGGCAGTACGACCTCAGCCCTCAGTGTTACCAACTCTATCATCGCCAATGGCATATACTTTGGCTCCACCGGCATTACTCCGACTATCACCGGCAACACCTTCACTAATTTAGATAACTCCCCCCTTCATGCGGGAGCCAATATCATTGCCCAGATCATCGCCAACAACACCCTGACCGGCCAGACCTTTGCCGGCAAGATCGAGGTGGTAGGCGAGCAGATAAACAGGGACACACTGTGGCGGAAACAGATTGCGCCTTATGTGATTTCAGGAGCCATTTACGTATACAAAGATACCATTTCGCCTGCTACTCTGACTATCGAGCCAGGAACAACAATTAAATTATTTGCAGGCGGTAGCGGGCTATACATAGGAAGTGGTGCCAATCAAGGGGCACTAATCGCAAAAGGGACGACGACGGAAAGGATTACATTTACCCGGAGCGGCACTAGCGGTACATGGGCAGGCCTTACCTATTATGACGGGGCTGTGGATGCAACATCAGTAATCGAGAATGCCGACATCCAATATACCACCGGCTTTAGTATCAACTCCGCTTCACCTGTTTTTAGAAACTGCACCATAACAGACATGACGGGCTATGCTAGCTTTTCTAATAGTAACCCGGTGCTGGAGAATGTCACTCTTACCAACAACGGCAGCTACGGTATCAATCTTTCTGCCTCATCGCCCATCATTACCGGTGGCAGCCTAACCAACACCAACACCAACACCACCGGCCATGGTATTTATGGCAACGGGGCACCGGTCATTACGAATTACAATGTCTCTATGGTCAATAGCACTGGCAAGTACGGCCTTTACCTGAACAGTTCCACTTCAATGTTGTCAGTCACGAACTCAACCATTGCCAATGGCATCTACCTCGCATCCACCGGCATTACCCCGACCGTTACCGGCAATACCTTCACTAATCTGGATAGCTCTCCGATCCATGTAGGGGCGAACATAGTCGGGCAGCTTATAGCCAACAACGCCCTAACTGGCCTTACTTCAGGCGGCAGAATCGAGATCGTGGGCGAACAGGTGAACCGTAATGTAACCTGGAGCCCACTGGCAGCTCCGTATCACGTGGTCTCCGGCACTGTTTCCGTCTACAACACCACGACAACCGCCTCGACCTTGACCATTGCACCGGGAACCGTCATCAAGTTTGCGACCAGCACCGGACTTCAGATCGGCAGTGGCACGAACCAGGGGGCATTGATAGCCCAGGGAACACCATCAAATCGTATCACCTTCACCCGAAGCGGCATCAGCGGTACATGGGCAGGCCTTACCTATTATGACGGCACTGTGGATGCAACATCAGTAATCGAAATTGCCGACATTCAATATACCACCGGCTTTAGTATCAACTCCGCTTCACCTGTTTTTAGAAACTGCACCATAACAGACATGACGGGCTATGCTAGCTTTTCTAATAGTAACCCGGTGCTGGAGAATGTCACTCTTACCAACAACGGCAGCTACGGTATCAATCTTTCTGCCTCATCGCCCATCATTACCGGTGGCAGCTTAACCAATACCAACACCACCGGTCATGGCATTTACGGAAGCGGCTCTCCAACAGTTTCCAATTACAGCGTCTCCATCGTCAATAGCACTGGCAAGTACGGCCTTTACCTGAACAGTTCCACTTCAATGTTGTCAGTCACGAATTCAACCATTGCCAATGGCATCTACCTCGCATCCACCGGCATCACCCCTACCATCACCGGCAATACCTTCAGCAATGGGGATAATTCGCCACCCCATGCAGGGGCTGCCTTGATAAACCGGATTTTGTCTGAAAACACCTTCAGCGGACTTACCGCAACCGGCAAAATCGAGGTTGTCGGGGAGTATCTGACGCAAAACACTCTTTGGAAGAAGTGGGTAGCACCATATATTGTTCTCGGCAATGTCTATGTTTTTAAGGACACCGTCACCACCGCTACCCTGACCATCGATCCGGGAGTCGTGGTGAAATTTAACACAAACACCTCGCTGCAGATTGGTTCGGGATCTTCCAGGGGGTCCATCATTGCCGATGGAGGGACGGCAGCGATCACCTTTACTTCCAGTCAGGGTACGCCTACTGCCGGAAGCTGGTCGGGTATAACCTTCTCCGGTGACTCTGCCAGCGGCAGTATATTGAATAACATTGTCGTCGAATACGGAGGCTCAGGAGGGTACTACAATAACGCAAACGTTGTCTTTAATTCTTCTTCGCCAGTGATCCGTAATTCCACAATCAGAAACAGTGCCGGAAGCGGCATCTATGTATATGGTGCACAAAACATCCCTCAGGTGGTTGGTTGCACGGTTACAGCCAACAAGTGGGGTGTTTATGCCACTTCTTCAAACCCTTACATCGTCAATTCACGAATCTACGGCAATTCCACCGCAGGTGTATGGAACAGTTCCACGACTGTAGATGTTGACGCAAGAAATAATTGGTGGGGGGCAGACTCCGGACCAACCCATGCAAGCAACCCTTCCGGCACCGGCAACAGCGTCAGCGACAAGGTACTCTACAATCCTTGGATTGGCCAGACTCCAGGGACTGGAGTGACTTTCAGCAATGTCAAGGTTTCGCCAGCAGCGTTCAATCCTGATGGGGATTATCTCACCTTCGGGGCATTCATCTCCGCCAATGCCAACTGGACCATCACTATCACCGACAGCGGAAATAACGTCGTCAGAATTTTCACCGGCTCCGGCACTTCCATCAGTCAGAGATGGTTTGGCGAAGACAGCCAGTCTGTGAAAGTAGCGGATGGAAATTATACCTACAAGATAGAAGCGGTAAATCCTGCGACTTTGGAAGCGGCCTCTCCCTTACAAGGAACCGTAAAGGTATTCCGCCAACTTCCTGTGGCCATTCTCGATGTGCCGACTGATGATCAGATCTTTTCCGGCGGGACCATCGTCAATGTTACCGGCACCGCCTCCGATCCTACCGATTTCAAGAACTACACCCTTGAGTATGGGGCAGGAGACAACCCGATTTCCTGGAGTGCCCTTAGGAGCGCAACAGTTCCAGTGCAAGGTAACCTTTTGTATGCCTGGGACCTCACCAATGCCACTGGAGGCGTATACACCCTGCGCCTCACCGTCACCGATAATGCCGGGAATGCAACAGTAAAAGCGGCACGCATCAGGCTCCTCTGGATTCAGAATGCAAATTCGTCGGAGACTTACCTTTCACCGAACGGCGATGGTACCAAGGATTCGTCGCTACTTAGCGCGACGGCCAGCTACCCGGTCAATTGGTCCGTAACGTTAAGCAACTCAACCGGTACTGTTGTCAGGACCCTTACAACTCAAGGTAGCTCTGCGTTCAGCCAGGCCTGGGACGGCCGTAATTCTGCAGGTGTGGTTGTGCCTAACGACACATATACCTATGCATTCAATGCTCTTGATCCAGTGTCGTCTCTGGGAGCTTCACCTAAAACAGGCACCATAAAAGTTGATACCACGCTGCCGACTGTTTCCATTACAGCGCCTGTTTCAGGCGGGGTATTGCAGAACACGGCGACCATTACCGGAACTGCTGCGGATACCAATTTCGATACTTACACAGTGGAATATGGGGCAGCATCCGGCACGGGGCAATGGACTCTTTTCGCGTCGTCAAGTATGCCAGTCACCTCAGGTACGCTGGCAGTGTGGATCACCAATGATTTGAAAAACGAGATCAGGTTAGAGAATGGCGAGTATCAGATGAAGATAACTGCCACAGATAAGGCCGGCAACAGAGCAGTAACAGCTATACCCGTGACCGTGAATAACCTGATCCTCTCCTCGATATCAGCCAGCCAGAACACGTTAAACACAGCCTTAGGGGAATCTACGACCATAGCATTCACCATCAACAGCCCGGCAACAGTGACTTTGAGTGTCATACCGGAAAAGCTCGGTACCAATGGTACTCCGGTGTACCAAGCTTCAATAAGCTGTCTGACCGCTGGCAGTTATTCATATACCTGGAATGGTGCCGATTCGACCGGCAAAACCGTTTTGGATGAGGCGTATCTGTATATACTGAATGCCTCTGATGGGACAAGAACCGACGGCTACTCTCCGCTACCGCCGAGTGGTCAGGGGAGCATCACATGCAGCCAGGGGGATTACTATCCACGCAGGAACGTCCCTCTTCCAATTACCTACTCCGTTACTCAACCAGAACGCGTCACGATCAATATCCTATGGGGTAGCCAAAACTTCAAGATAGTCGATGCAATACCCTACACTCCGGGTACCTATACCACCAATTGGGATGGGAGGAATCCCTTAAACGTCATGCTGAATGGCGGGGGCACAGCGTCTTGCTCGGTTTCTTCCCTACTTGCCGAGAACTTCATCATTGCAACCGGCAACACCCCAAAGATCACCTATGTCAGCACTGACCCTTATCAACTGCACTTCTCATATGGACAGTTCACCAGATTGAAATATGCCGTGTCCAAGCAGGCATATATTACGGTAAAGATGCTGCCACCAACGGCATTAGGAATAACTCTAGTCGATCATGTCCTCCAGCCGGCAGGAGAGTATGAGATTGAATGGAAAGCCACCGATGCAACCGGCAATGGATTTGCTGTGAGCGAGGAAGGAGACTATACAGTTTGGATCCAGGCGACCGATCCAGTTACTGGTGCTTCGTCTGTCACTAGGGGAAATTTGGGTGTAGGCGATTAA